The Amorphus orientalis genomic interval GTACCGGTCCCTAGCCCCAGAGCTCAGGCTCGGGCGGATGCAGGATCGAGCCGTCATAGCGCAGCGCAGGCTCCCGGTCCTGAGCCAGAAGCAGCGGACCGTCGAGGTCCACCACCGCCGCCTTCTGGGCGACGAGGACCGCCGGCGCCATCGCCAGCGAGGTCGCCAGCATGCAGCCGACCATGATGGTCAGCCCGAGTTCTTCGGCCGTCTCGGCCATGGTCAGGGCCTCGGTCAGCCCGCCGGCCTTGTCGAGTTTGATGTTGACCGCATCGTAGCGCCCCGTCAGCGCCTTCAGATCGGAGGCGACGTGGACGCTTTCGTCCGCGCAGACGGGAACCGGACGGCGCACGGTCGCCAGAAGCCCGTCCCGGTCGGCCGGAAGCGGCTGCTCGACCAGTTCGACACCGACGTCCGCGCAGGCGGTGATGTTGTCGAAATAGGTGTCGTGGCTCCAGCCTTCGTTGGCATCCACGATCAGCCGCGCGTTGGGGGCTCCCGCCCGCACGGCCTTGATCCGGGCTACGTCGCCGGGTCCGCCGAGCTTCACCTTGAGAAGCGGCCGGTCGGCCGCCGCCTCCGCCGCCGCCCGCATCGCCTCGGGTTCGCCGAGGCTCAGCGTGTAGGCGGTGGTGAGCGGCTCCAGTCCGCTCAGGCCTGCGGACGTGAAGGCCCGGACGCCGGAGGCCTTCGCCTCCAGGTCGAACAGCGCGCAGTCCAGCGCGTTGCGGGCCGCTCCCGGCGCCATTTCCTGACGCAGGCCCTGGCGGTCGAGCCCGCCGGTGATCGCCGCCGCCATCGCTTCGACGGCGGCAAGCACGGCCTCGGGCGATTCGCCGTAGCGGCCATAGGGCACGCCTTCGCCGCGCCCCCGGTGGGAGCCGTCAGTGATCTCGGCGACCACCACCGTGGCCTCGGTCCGGCTCTCGCGGGAGATGCGAAACTCTCCCGCGATCGGAAACTTCTCGATTCTGGCGCTGAGGGTGCGGCTCATGGTCTAAGCAAAGCTCTTCCGCAGTTCCTCGACGATCGCCGTGACGCCGAAGCGGACCGGATCGCTGGCGGGAAGGCCGTGCTCCCCGGAGACCTGGTCCAGGAAGGCGCGGGCCTCCGCCTCGCCGAGCGCGGCCGTGTTGACCGCAAGACCGACGCAGCGGATGTCCGGGTTGGTCAGGCTGCCGCAGCGGATGGTGAGGTCGATCACGTCGCGGATCGAGGGAATCGGATGCTCGACGCCGCGCATCTTCGTACGCGTCGGTTCGTGGCAGACCACGAAGGCGTCCGGCTGCGCTCCGTGCAGAAGGCCGAGCGACACGCCTGCGAACGACGGGTGGTAGAGCGAGCCCTGCCCCTCGACCACGTCCCAGTGATTGGGATCGGCCGCCGGCGACAGCCATTCCGCCGCACCCGAAATGAAGTCCGCGACCACTGCGTCGATCGCCGCACCGCGACCCGAAATGAACACGCCGGTCTGGCCGGTGGCCCGGAAATCCGCGTCCATGCCGGCTTCGCGCATGGCGCTTTCCAGGGCGAGTGCGGTGTACTTCTTGCCGACGGAGCAGTCGGTGCCCACCGTAAGGAGCCGTCGGCCGGGACGCTTCGTTCCCTTGCCGGTCGCGAACTTCTCCGTCGAATGGCGCACATCGAGAAGCCGGCCGCCCGACTTCTCCGCAGCGGCGCGAATCTCCGGCACGTCGGCCAGCTTCTGGTGGAGACCCGTCGCCACATCGAGGCCGGCCTCCAGCGCGGCGACGATGGAGGCGACCCAGTGCGCCGGCAGCACTCCGCCGGCGTTCACCGCGCCCACGACCATGGTCTTGGCGCCGGCCTCGGCGGCAGCGCGCGCGTCCATCTCCGGCAGACCGGCATCGGCCTTGCAGCCTTCGAGGCGCCACTGCCCGACGCACCAGTTGGGGCGCCAGTCGACGATACCCAGGGCGGTCTTGGCGGCGAGCGAGTCGGCAACGTCACCCAGAAACAACAGATAAGGGTGCTTGAGCTCCATGGTGGCTCCAAATTTGGGAACATGACGCAAGCGCGCGGAGACGTGATCTCGACGCGGAACGCGCGAGACACTAACACTTTGGAGACGCTTTTCCAGATGCCCGACGGGGCACATCCAACGGGACCAGCAGTTCGGGCATGAATGTACAGTCGGCACCTGGCAAGGCGCGCCTCACCGTCGATGACGCCGACGCGGACATGCCCACCGTGTCCGTGTCCGGATTCTGGACGCTGAAGACCGCGCGTGCCGCGGAAGACCTGGTGGAATCGGTCGATCTGCCGAACGCCCAGTCGGTCACGATCGATCTGGCCGGAGTGGAGGCGCTCGATACCGCCGGCACGTGGCTCATTCACCGGCTGCGCGCACGACTGGAGTTCCGCGGGATCCGGGTCGAGCTGGTCAACGTCGAAGAACGCTTCGAATCGCTCTTCTCGGAGATCGAGGCCCACGTCCCGAAGCAGTGGAAACCGCGTCGGCGCAGCGTGTCGCTGCTGAACGGGCTCGAGACGGTCGGTCGCCAGACCGAGGAAATTGCCCGCGACGCCGTGTCGGTCATCAGCATCCTGGGCGCGTTCGGGATC includes:
- the dgcA gene encoding N-acetyl-D-Glu racemase DgcA, which gives rise to MSRTLSARIEKFPIAGEFRISRESRTEATVVVAEITDGSHRGRGEGVPYGRYGESPEAVLAAVEAMAAAITGGLDRQGLRQEMAPGAARNALDCALFDLEAKASGVRAFTSAGLSGLEPLTTAYTLSLGEPEAMRAAAEAAADRPLLKVKLGGPGDVARIKAVRAGAPNARLIVDANEGWSHDTYFDNITACADVGVELVEQPLPADRDGLLATVRRPVPVCADESVHVASDLKALTGRYDAVNIKLDKAGGLTEALTMAETAEELGLTIMVGCMLATSLAMAPAVLVAQKAAVVDLDGPLLLAQDREPALRYDGSILHPPEPELWG
- the dgcN gene encoding N-acetyltransferase DgcN — protein: MELKHPYLLFLGDVADSLAAKTALGIVDWRPNWCVGQWRLEGCKADAGLPEMDARAAAEAGAKTMVVGAVNAGGVLPAHWVASIVAALEAGLDVATGLHQKLADVPEIRAAAEKSGGRLLDVRHSTEKFATGKGTKRPGRRLLTVGTDCSVGKKYTALALESAMREAGMDADFRATGQTGVFISGRGAAIDAVVADFISGAAEWLSPAADPNHWDVVEGQGSLYHPSFAGVSLGLLHGAQPDAFVVCHEPTRTKMRGVEHPIPSIRDVIDLTIRCGSLTNPDIRCVGLAVNTAALGEAEARAFLDQVSGEHGLPASDPVRFGVTAIVEELRKSFA